From the genome of Opisthocomus hoazin isolate bOpiHoa1 chromosome 8, bOpiHoa1.hap1, whole genome shotgun sequence, one region includes:
- the LOC104329840 gene encoding suppressor of cytokine signaling 1 produces the protein MIRGRPDDLHNTHATVSRPQRQHRSVLPSPVPPGLPDRFRMFRSCEWEILERSLSILQASDFYWGPLSVGEAHAKLQREPVGTYLVRDSSQGNCLFSLSVRMPTGPVSLRISFQEGYFRLKNWFSDCVVRLLELVVAGTRNNPLHFDEMGGIPLVFSEPLCRSRRAVPTLRELCCRSLPAGTVPGDGAGLGGSLGMRPREEVVSPPGGRGESEGSIVPSPSQSWAGR, from the coding sequence ATGATCAGAGGGAGGCCAGATGATCTGCACAACACGCACGCCACTGTTTCTCGTCCGCAAAGGCAGCATCGGAGTGTtctccccagccccgtgccccctgGCTTGCCTGATCGCTTCCGGATGTTTCGCAGCTGTGAGTGGGAGATCCTGGAGCGATCCCTCAGCATCCTCCAGGCCAGCGACTTCTACTGGGGCCCCTTGTCGGTGGGGGAGGCTCACGCCAAGCTCCAGCGGGAGCCCGTCGGCACCTACTTGGTGCGGGACAGCTCGCAGGGGAactgcttgttcagcctgagcgTGCGGATGCCAACGGGGCCCGTCAGCCTTCGCATCTCTTTCCAGGAGGGCTATTTCCGCCTGAAGAACTGGTTTTCGGACTGCGTGGTccggctgctggagctggtggtggCAGGGACCCGGAACAATCCTTTGCACTTTGATGAGATGGGGGGAATCCCCCTGGTCTTCTCCGAACCCCTGTGCCGGAGCCGCCGGGCAGTGCCCACGCTGCGAGAACTGTGCTGCCGGAGCCTGCCCGCTGGCACCGTGCCAGGGGACGGAGCAGGGCTTGGGGGGTCCTTGGGGATGCGCCCGAGGGAGGAGGTGGTCTCACCCCCGGGCGGAAGGGGAGAGTCAGAGGGGAGCATCGTCCCCAGCCCCTCTCAGTCCTGGGCTGGGAGATGA